A DNA window from Malus domestica chromosome 12, GDT2T_hap1 contains the following coding sequences:
- the LOC139189778 gene encoding uncharacterized protein, which translates to MRARVRLESKSASGEEEIASGEEERASGEEERAPGAEKCVWRGSRRRVRLERKGKSASGEEESPTKLYHEIGWFKQADLQEEEDGRGRGRRGRGEGSGEGELVSGGKKKKKKKKEEGEGGVARGDRREEEEEGRRRGRRVARGEGSVGGGELVSSAKKKKKKKEKKSGGVGERGLSSEYLMTTGTIYPIRPKENQSLCGKETKFNFKVSDAYELVEREMCTSLSNQNNKK; encoded by the exons ATGAGAGCAAGAGTGCGTCTGGAGAGCAAGAGTGCGTCTGGAGAGGAAGAGATAGCGtctggagaggaagagagagcgtctggagaggaagagagagcgcCTGGAGCGGAAAAGTGCGTTTGGAGAGGAAGCAGAAGAAGAGTGCGTCTGGAGAGGAAGGGGAAGAGTGCGTCTGGAGAGGAAGAGAGCCCGACTAAGTTATACCATGAAATTGGATGGTTTAAGCAAGCGG atctgcaagaagaagaagacggaagagggagagggaggagggggCGAGGAGAGGGCTCCGGCGAGGGGGAGCTGGTctccggcgggaagaagaagaagaagaagaagaaggaagagggagagggaggagtcgcgcggggagaccggcgggaagaagaagaagaaggaagaaggagagggaggagggtcgcGCGGGGAGAGGGCTCCGTCGGGGGGGGGGAGCTGGTCTCCAgcgcgaagaagaagaagaagaagaaggagaagaagtccggCGGGGTGGGGGAACGG gggtTATCAtctgaataccttatgaccacgggaaccatttatccgattaggccaaaAGAAAACCAATCCCTCTGTGGGAAggaaacaaaatttaatttcaaGGTTAGCGACGCTTATGAACTTGTGGAACGAGAGATGTGCACATCCCTCTCCAATCAAAACAATAAGAAATGA